One genomic region from Myripristis murdjan chromosome 7, fMyrMur1.1, whole genome shotgun sequence encodes:
- the LOC115362049 gene encoding uncharacterized protein DDB_G0271670, whose protein sequence is SSSSSSSTSSSSSSRSSSSSSSSSSSNSTSSSSSSSSSSSNSSSSSSNSTSSSSSSSSSSSSSSTSSSSSSSSTSSSSSSSSSSNSTSSSSSSSSSSSNSSSSSSSSSSNSTSSSSSSSSSSSSSSSSTSSSSSSSSSISSSSSSSSSSSSSSSSSSNSTSSSSSSSSSSSSSSSSTSSSSSSSSSSSSSTSSSSSSSSSSSSSSSSSSSSSSSSSSTSSSSSSSSSSSSSSSSSSSSSSSSSSSGSSSSSSSSSSSSSSSGSSSSSSSSSSSSSSSSSSSSSSSSRSSSSSSSSSSSSSSSSSSSSSSSSSSSSSSSSS, encoded by the coding sequence agcagtagtagtagtagtagtactagtagtagtagcagtagcagaagtagtagtagtagcagtagtagtagtagcagtaacagtactagtagtagtagcagtagtagtagtagtagtagtaatagtagtagtagcagcagtaacagtactagtagtagtagcagtagtagtagtagtagcagtagtagtagtactagtagcagtagcagtagtagtagtactagtagtagtagcagtagtagtagtagcagtaacagtactagtagtagtagcagtagtagtagtagtagtagtaatagtagtagtagcagtagtagtagtagcagtaacagtactagtagtagtagcagtagtagtagtagtagtagtagtagcagtagcagtactagtagtagtagcagtagtagtagtagtatcagtagtagtagtagtagtagtagtagtagtagtagcagtagtagtagtagcagtaacagtactagtagtagtagcagtagtagtagtagtagtagtagtagcagtagcagtactagtagtagtagcagtagtagtagtagcagtagtagtagtactagtagtagtagtagcagtagcagtagcagcagtagtagtagtagtagtagtagtagtagtagcagtagtagtagtagcactagtagtagtagcagcagtagcagtagtagtagcagcagtagcagtagcagtagtagtagtagcagtagtagtagtagtagtggtagcagtagtagcagcagtagcagcagtagcagcagtagtagtagtggtagtagtagtagtagtagcagcagtagtagcagtagtagtagtagtagcagtagtagtagtagcagcagtagtagaagcagtagtagtagtagtagtagtagtagtagtagtagtagcagcagtagtagtagcagtagtagtagtagtagtagtagtagtagcagcagcagcagt